In Deinococcus roseus, one genomic interval encodes:
- a CDS encoding butyrate kinase — MIAYVINPGTASTKLALAHIQPSDNPSLPGNIRVELEKREVVHPDLPGPLIEKLPLIRQEIWQGIKGWPRPDAVVGRGGILGPLPAGTYRVTQELADFAMHSPYRDHITNLGAPLALEVAKAYGVEAYVVDPMSVDELLPEARISGFPGAERTSVFHALNAKAVARRTAYEVGKRFTDSVIVVAHLGNKSSITTYRKGRAIDTTGAHLEEGPFTPSATGMLPLSKLLDLAYQYPRERVEQMLLFSAGFKGLTGTADLKELEQRQDDPQVKLAVKAFVYQVAKYIGAYSVVAGRPDAIAITGGIARWFSLVDLIEEKLSWIAPVVVIPGELELEALGEGVGRVLVGHEQPKEWVKP; from the coding sequence ATGATTGCTTACGTGATCAACCCTGGCACGGCCAGTACCAAACTTGCCCTCGCGCACATTCAGCCCAGCGACAACCCGAGTCTCCCTGGCAACATTCGCGTCGAACTTGAGAAACGCGAGGTCGTGCACCCTGACCTTCCCGGTCCATTGATCGAGAAATTGCCCCTGATTCGCCAGGAAATCTGGCAGGGCATCAAGGGCTGGCCCAGACCGGATGCTGTGGTGGGCCGGGGTGGGATTCTGGGACCTCTGCCTGCTGGAACCTACCGGGTGACCCAGGAACTGGCAGATTTTGCCATGCACTCTCCTTACCGGGACCACATCACCAATCTGGGGGCTCCTCTGGCCCTTGAGGTGGCAAAAGCTTACGGCGTGGAAGCTTACGTCGTGGACCCCATGAGCGTGGATGAACTGCTCCCCGAGGCCCGCATCAGTGGTTTCCCTGGAGCAGAGCGCACCAGTGTTTTTCATGCCCTGAATGCCAAGGCCGTGGCGCGTCGCACCGCTTACGAGGTGGGAAAGCGCTTCACCGATTCGGTGATCGTGGTGGCCCACCTGGGCAACAAGAGCAGCATCACCACCTACCGCAAAGGGCGGGCCATCGACACCACTGGAGCGCACCTGGAGGAGGGGCCATTCACCCCAAGTGCCACCGGCATGCTGCCCCTCAGCAAACTGCTGGATCTGGCGTACCAGTATCCCAGAGAGCGCGTGGAGCAGATGCTTCTGTTCTCTGCGGGATTCAAGGGCCTGACCGGCACCGCAGACCTCAAGGAACTGGAACAGCGCCAGGACGACCCCCAGGTCAAACTGGCGGTGAAAGCCTTCGTGTATCAGGTGGCCAAGTACATCGGGGCTTACAGCGTGGTGGCAGGCCGTCCAGATGCCATTGCCATCACGGGAGGCATTGCACGATGGTTCTCTCTGGTGGATTTGATCGAGGAGAAACTCTCCTGGATTGCCCCTGTGGTGGTGATCCCCGGAGAACTGGAACTCGAAGCCCTGGGTGAAGGTGTGGGCCGGGTGCTGGTGGGCCATGAACAGCCCAAAGAGTGGGTCAAACCCTGA
- a CDS encoding SDR family NAD(P)-dependent oxidoreductase: MGELTGKVALVTGASRGVGKGIALALAQQGAVVYFTGRTVNEGEASVDLPGSLSSTQQEIEADGGIGIPLQCDHTSDEQTRAVLQRIEQEQGQLDILVNNAWGGYEHYWDGTKFWEEQGFWTAPLNRWDRMFDAGVRAQYVTSSFAVPLLLKSSGGLIVNISFIASRKVDMGVAYGAAKAASDHMTACMAHELYPQGVTVLSLHPGLVRTESVLKAGVFDLSNSHSPEFVGLAVSALYRDAEKLAFSGKTLDVLQVALDLGYTDLDGKQPVPGM, from the coding sequence ATGGGTGAACTGACAGGAAAAGTGGCACTGGTGACGGGAGCATCCCGGGGTGTGGGAAAAGGAATTGCGCTGGCCCTGGCCCAGCAGGGGGCAGTGGTGTATTTCACTGGACGCACTGTGAATGAAGGAGAGGCCAGTGTGGACCTTCCAGGCAGTTTGAGCAGCACCCAGCAGGAGATTGAAGCTGATGGAGGAATCGGAATTCCTTTGCAGTGCGACCACACCAGCGACGAGCAGACCCGTGCAGTTCTGCAGCGCATCGAGCAGGAACAGGGGCAACTGGACATCCTGGTCAACAATGCCTGGGGCGGCTATGAACATTACTGGGACGGCACGAAATTCTGGGAAGAGCAGGGATTCTGGACGGCCCCCTTAAACCGCTGGGACAGGATGTTTGATGCTGGAGTGAGGGCACAATATGTCACCAGCAGTTTTGCTGTTCCGCTGCTCTTGAAATCCAGCGGTGGCCTGATCGTGAACATCTCTTTCATTGCTTCCAGAAAAGTGGACATGGGGGTGGCTTACGGAGCAGCCAAAGCCGCCAGTGACCACATGACCGCATGCATGGCGCATGAGCTGTACCCCCAGGGTGTGACGGTGCTTTCCCTGCATCCAGGATTGGTGCGCACTGAATCTGTCTTGAAAGCTGGAGTCTTTGACCTCAGCAACTCCCACAGCCCTGAGTTTGTGGGACTGGCCGTTTCTGCCCTGTACCGGGATGCAGAAAAACTTGCTTTTTCGGGCAAAACGCTCGATGTGCTGCAAGTCGCTCTGGACCTTGGGTACACCGACCTTGATGGGAAGCAACCTGTTCCTGGAATGTGA
- a CDS encoding DNA topoisomerase subunit B, with the protein MTTEYNASSIRVLKGLEAVRERPGMYIQGGTGIDGYHQLLTEIVDNAIDEGLAGYADEVTVTLYKDGSVGVTDNGRGIPVDIMPDEGKPAIEVIFTQLHAGGKFDSNAYKVSGGLHGVGSSVVNALSAYFDVHVNKDGKLYHIRFENSELAVPLEVVGNTPKDVTYSTEVRFLADNNYFKGIEAHYDYDRVRRRLRELSFLTGLKIVLTDERLDTPKREEFHEAGGVAAYARSLVHEGKLIYETPILMKGELEGVEVEVSFIHSTAYNSTILCYGNMITNRDGGTHLTGFKTAYTRVLNNYAKSKGLIKQGNPLPTGDDLLEGINCVISVKLSDPMFESQAKVKLLNQEAQTAVQSIVYEKLTQYLEENPKVGKTIVEKAADAARAREAARKARDLVRRQNPLESDDLPGKLADCSSSDPIESELYIVEGDSAGGSAKLGRERRFQAILPLRGKILNVEKAQLTKILKNTEIRSMISAIGAGVEGTGDNAHFDLSNLRYHKIIIMTDADKDGGHIAALLLTFFFRYMRALIEQGHLYIAQPPLYRFTTGRGKHNETYVYNEEQLRELVNGANEAGKKFEIQRFKGLGEMNPDQLWETTMNPETRMLKQVALEDVEYAHEVFDMLMGTEVPPRREFIELNAKYAQVDI; encoded by the coding sequence ATGACCACCGAATACAACGCGTCAAGCATTCGCGTCCTGAAAGGACTGGAAGCCGTTCGTGAGCGTCCCGGAATGTACATTCAGGGCGGTACGGGCATTGATGGGTATCATCAACTGCTGACTGAAATTGTTGACAATGCCATCGATGAGGGTCTGGCAGGTTATGCCGATGAAGTGACCGTGACCCTGTACAAAGACGGTTCTGTGGGTGTCACAGACAACGGGCGCGGTATCCCTGTGGACATCATGCCCGATGAGGGCAAGCCTGCCATCGAAGTGATCTTCACCCAGCTGCATGCCGGGGGAAAATTTGACAGCAATGCCTACAAGGTTTCTGGGGGTCTGCACGGGGTGGGCTCCAGTGTTGTGAACGCCCTGAGTGCTTACTTTGATGTGCACGTCAACAAAGACGGCAAGCTTTACCACATCCGCTTTGAGAACAGCGAACTGGCTGTGCCTCTGGAAGTGGTGGGCAACACCCCCAAAGACGTGACCTACAGCACCGAAGTTCGCTTTCTGGCAGACAACAACTACTTCAAAGGCATTGAAGCCCACTACGACTATGACCGTGTGCGCCGTCGTTTGCGTGAGCTGTCCTTCCTGACCGGCCTGAAAATTGTGCTGACCGATGAGCGCCTGGACACCCCCAAACGGGAAGAATTCCATGAAGCAGGCGGTGTGGCAGCCTATGCCAGAAGCCTGGTGCATGAAGGCAAACTCATTTATGAAACCCCCATCCTGATGAAAGGGGAACTCGAAGGGGTGGAAGTGGAAGTGTCTTTCATTCACTCCACGGCCTACAACAGCACCATCCTCTGTTACGGCAACATGATCACCAACCGGGACGGTGGCACCCACCTGACGGGCTTCAAGACCGCCTACACCCGTGTGCTCAACAACTACGCCAAGAGCAAGGGCCTGATCAAGCAGGGCAACCCCCTGCCCACCGGAGATGACCTTTTAGAAGGCATCAACTGCGTGATCAGCGTCAAACTCTCTGACCCCATGTTCGAGTCCCAGGCCAAGGTGAAATTGCTCAACCAGGAAGCCCAGACTGCCGTGCAGAGCATCGTCTACGAGAAGCTGACCCAGTACCTGGAAGAGAACCCCAAAGTGGGCAAGACCATCGTGGAGAAGGCTGCAGATGCCGCCCGTGCCCGTGAAGCGGCCCGCAAGGCCCGTGATCTGGTGCGCCGCCAGAACCCCCTGGAAAGCGATGACCTCCCAGGCAAGCTGGCAGACTGCTCTTCTTCTGACCCCATCGAGTCTGAACTCTACATTGTGGAAGGGGACTCTGCAGGCGGATCTGCCAAACTGGGCCGTGAACGCCGCTTCCAGGCCATCCTGCCTTTGCGCGGCAAGATCCTTAATGTGGAGAAGGCGCAACTGACCAAGATCCTGAAGAACACCGAAATCCGCAGCATGATCAGTGCCATTGGTGCAGGGGTGGAAGGCACAGGCGACAACGCCCACTTTGACCTCTCCAACCTGCGTTACCACAAGATCATCATCATGACGGACGCCGACAAAGACGGTGGTCACATTGCTGCACTGCTGCTGACTTTCTTCTTCCGTTACATGCGAGCTCTGATTGAGCAGGGACACCTGTACATTGCCCAGCCTCCGCTGTACCGTTTCACCACCGGACGGGGCAAGCACAACGAGACCTACGTTTACAACGAAGAACAACTGCGTGAACTGGTCAATGGTGCCAACGAGGCAGGCAAGAAGTTCGAGATCCAGCGCTTCAAAGGCCTGGGCGAAATGAACCCCGACCAGCTGTGGGAAACCACCATGAACCCCGAAACCCGCATGCTCAAGCAGGTGGCCCTCGAAGACGTGGAATATGCCCATGAGGTCTTTGACATGCTGATGGGCACCGAAGTTCCCCCCAGACGGGAATTCATCGAGCTGAACGCCAAGTACGCCCAGGTGGACATCTAA
- a CDS encoding MarR family winged helix-turn-helix transcriptional regulator, with translation MSGLTDQPTEQQLKELRQPSLGRLLLKANRVFSSKALALLKQKGYSNLNLAHTALLPHLDQQGNRLTVLTERMGLTKQSISQLVAELESQGYLERIPDPTDRRAVLVRFTASGWELCQLSSQVVQDTEKAFEQMLGQSDLTLLKGILEKLQE, from the coding sequence ATGTCAGGCCTCACCGATCAACCCACCGAACAGCAACTCAAAGAACTGCGCCAGCCTTCTCTGGGACGCCTGCTTTTGAAGGCCAATCGGGTGTTTTCCAGCAAGGCCCTGGCCCTTTTGAAGCAGAAAGGCTACAGCAACCTGAACCTGGCCCACACCGCCCTCTTGCCCCATCTGGACCAGCAGGGCAACCGCCTGACCGTTCTGACCGAGCGCATGGGTTTGACCAAGCAATCCATCAGCCAGCTGGTGGCAGAACTGGAAAGCCAGGGTTATCTGGAGCGCATTCCCGATCCCACAGACCGCAGGGCCGTGCTGGTGCGGTTTACAGCCTCTGGGTGGGAACTCTGCCAGCTGTCCTCTCAGGTGGTGCAGGACACCGAAAAAGCTTTTGAGCAGATGCTGGGCCAGTCTGACCTGACCCTGTTAAAAGGCATTCTGGAAAAACTTCAGGAATGA
- a CDS encoding isoprenylcysteine carboxyl methyltransferase family protein: MPSILLLLVVAVQRLFELRIAKRNEAWARSRGAQEHGREHYWMFFVLHPLWMLSFTLEGYFRGGPVQVWALGAYLILQLLRYSVISTLGPYWNTRILIVPGGQQVTGGLYRFMKHPNYVVVALELLITPLIVGAWWTAVVFTVLNALVMWVRIPAEERALMEYGNMPGAEGRGPNANG; the protein is encoded by the coding sequence ATGCCTTCAATCTTGTTGTTGCTGGTGGTGGCGGTGCAGCGCCTTTTTGAGCTGCGCATCGCCAAACGAAACGAAGCCTGGGCCAGATCCAGAGGCGCACAGGAACACGGCAGAGAACATTACTGGATGTTCTTTGTGTTGCATCCTTTGTGGATGCTCTCATTCACCCTGGAAGGGTATTTCAGAGGTGGTCCGGTGCAGGTGTGGGCCCTTGGGGCTTACCTGATTTTGCAACTCTTAAGGTACTCGGTGATCTCCACCCTGGGGCCTTACTGGAACACCCGCATCCTGATTGTGCCCGGAGGCCAGCAGGTCACAGGTGGCCTCTACCGTTTCATGAAACACCCCAATTATGTGGTGGTGGCCCTGGAACTCCTGATCACTCCACTCATTGTGGGGGCATGGTGGACTGCTGTGGTTTTCACTGTCCTGAACGCCCTGGTGATGTGGGTGAGGATTCCAGCGGAGGAGCGGGCGCTCATGGAGTATGGGAACATGCCGGGGGCCGAGGGCCGAGGGCCGAACGCAAACGGTTAG
- a CDS encoding type III polyketide synthase — translation MTAFLRSIATANPPHVLNQQDVEVFAGHLFPKYAVSRRHMEIFQNAQIETRAVSKPLEWFGEHHGFPEKNTAACEMALRLSIDAAKQAIEQAGLAPQDIEALIFVNTTVVSAPSLDAKLIQALGLSLNTHRIPVWGLGCAGGAAGLARAADLVRSGKKHVLLVAVEICSLTFIKEDHSKSNFVGAALFADGAAALVVSSEGKGPELLGGYSSLVPDSEDVMGWDVLESGLKVRFSRDIPTIVREVMPQSLQNACEAYGLTRQDLLHHVLHPGGVKVIEAYAEVTGLCLKNLEATRWVLRHHGNMSSPSVLYVLKKYLEDSRTPGHGILTAMGPGFCAEHVLFKIH, via the coding sequence TTGACCGCCTTCCTGCGCAGCATCGCCACAGCCAATCCGCCTCATGTGTTGAACCAGCAGGATGTTGAAGTGTTTGCAGGTCACCTCTTCCCAAAATATGCGGTGTCCCGCAGGCACATGGAGATCTTCCAGAACGCCCAGATTGAAACACGCGCCGTTTCCAAACCGCTGGAATGGTTCGGAGAACACCATGGTTTTCCAGAGAAAAACACAGCAGCATGCGAAATGGCCCTCAGGCTCAGCATCGATGCGGCAAAGCAGGCCATAGAACAGGCAGGACTTGCTCCCCAGGACATCGAAGCCCTGATCTTCGTGAACACCACTGTGGTCAGTGCCCCCAGCCTGGACGCAAAACTCATTCAGGCATTGGGATTGTCCCTGAACACCCACCGCATTCCGGTGTGGGGTCTGGGCTGTGCAGGAGGGGCTGCAGGACTGGCCCGTGCTGCGGATCTGGTCCGAAGTGGCAAAAAACATGTGCTGCTGGTGGCTGTGGAAATCTGCTCCCTGACCTTCATCAAAGAGGACCACTCCAAGAGCAATTTTGTGGGTGCGGCCCTGTTTGCAGATGGTGCTGCAGCACTGGTGGTTTCTTCAGAAGGAAAAGGTCCTGAATTGCTGGGAGGGTACAGCTCCCTGGTCCCCGACAGCGAGGACGTGATGGGGTGGGATGTGCTGGAATCGGGCCTGAAGGTGCGCTTCTCCAGGGACATCCCCACCATCGTGCGGGAAGTGATGCCCCAGAGCCTGCAAAATGCCTGCGAAGCTTATGGCCTGACCAGACAGGACCTTTTACACCATGTGTTGCACCCTGGGGGTGTAAAGGTTATTGAGGCCTATGCAGAGGTGACTGGCCTGTGCCTGAAGAATCTGGAAGCCACCCGCTGGGTGCTCAGGCACCATGGCAACATGAGCAGTCCTTCCGTGCTGTATGTTTTGAAGAAGTACCTGGAAGATTCCAGAACGCCAGGACATGGCATCCTGACCGCCATGGGTCCAGGTTTCTGTGCAGAACACGTGCTTTTTAAAATCCATTGA
- a CDS encoding redoxin domain-containing protein, protein MLQAGELSPLFQTQDFRGQPIQPSDFRGKYTLLSFFRNGACAMCNLRVHQLIQQQPQLQAAGIQTITVFESGLESIEEHVGKQNPPFPILPDPQAKLYDLYGLESSESKIQSTMQRPDLQDHIQEASAAGFALQHEEGSNFHRMPADFLIGPDLRIVVAHYADYVYDHLPFEEVFRLVGDHQKQPVSG, encoded by the coding sequence ATGCTTCAAGCTGGAGAGCTTTCACCCTTGTTTCAGACCCAGGATTTCAGAGGACAGCCCATTCAACCCAGCGATTTCAGAGGCAAATACACCCTGCTCAGCTTCTTTAGAAACGGAGCCTGCGCCATGTGCAACCTGCGGGTGCACCAGTTGATCCAGCAGCAACCCCAGTTGCAGGCAGCAGGCATTCAGACCATCACAGTGTTTGAATCTGGCCTTGAGAGCATTGAAGAACACGTGGGCAAACAGAACCCCCCCTTTCCCATCCTGCCCGACCCCCAGGCAAAACTGTATGACCTTTACGGCCTGGAAAGCTCAGAAAGCAAAATCCAGAGCACCATGCAGCGCCCGGACCTGCAAGACCACATTCAGGAAGCCAGCGCAGCAGGATTTGCCCTGCAACACGAAGAAGGCAGCAACTTTCACCGCATGCCTGCAGACTTCCTGATCGGGCCAGATTTGCGGATTGTGGTGGCCCATTATGCAGATTATGTGTATGACCATTTGCCCTTTGAGGAGGTTTTCAGGCTGGTTGGGGATCACCAGAAGCAACCTGTCTCTGGCTGA
- a CDS encoding nitroreductase family protein: MTQVMRELGLIQGILGRKTTNGPFKTDPVKKEHQHMLMKLASAAPSHFNSQPWRFVLIENPQTIERIGAIAGESMQKLIERGIFFERYRRYFRFSQKEMDERRDGIYIDHLPGPLKPFIKQVFSDRGLSVMRSLGVPKKLGEDNRKLVASSPLLMAVLLDKTEYIPQALSGFYSIFGMGAAMENIWLGIQEFKMGIQFVSTPMEIPEAWQEIQQILKVPENLELMAVYRLGYLPEDPRRPSIDWNSRERKRLSQFVFRESCITPEEDA; encoded by the coding sequence ATGACACAGGTGATGAGGGAACTGGGTTTGATACAGGGCATTCTGGGCAGAAAGACCACCAACGGACCTTTCAAAACCGATCCAGTGAAAAAGGAACACCAGCACATGCTGATGAAGCTGGCTTCTGCAGCACCCAGCCATTTCAATTCGCAGCCGTGGCGCTTTGTGCTGATCGAAAACCCCCAGACCATCGAGCGCATTGGGGCCATTGCAGGCGAGAGCATGCAGAAATTGATTGAACGGGGCATCTTCTTTGAACGCTACCGGCGCTATTTTCGCTTCTCCCAGAAAGAGATGGACGAGCGCAGGGATGGGATTTACATCGATCACCTGCCTGGTCCCCTCAAGCCCTTCATCAAACAGGTGTTCAGCGACCGGGGCCTGTCTGTCATGCGCAGCCTGGGGGTCCCCAAAAAACTGGGAGAGGACAACCGCAAACTGGTGGCTTCCAGCCCCCTCTTGATGGCTGTCTTGCTGGACAAAACCGAATACATCCCGCAGGCCCTCAGCGGTTTTTACTCGATTTTTGGGATGGGTGCGGCCATGGAGAACATCTGGCTTGGCATTCAGGAATTCAAAATGGGCATCCAGTTCGTGTCCACCCCCATGGAAATCCCCGAAGCCTGGCAGGAAATCCAGCAGATTTTAAAGGTCCCTGAAAACCTGGAACTGATGGCGGTGTACCGTCTGGGTTACCTCCCGGAAGATCCCAGACGCCCCAGCATCGACTGGAACAGCCGGGAACGCAAGCGGCTTTCGCAGTTCGTGTTTCGGGAATCCTGCATCACCCCGGAGGAGGACGCTTGA